In Mycoplasmopsis cynos, the following are encoded in one genomic region:
- a CDS encoding Cof-type HAD-IIB family hydrolase, with protein MIYFKEREYQNLELKDLDNFVFDLDGTLLNSEAKIITKNLEAILKLKALGKNIFIATGRHFHSARTYLDQVIPNFPVITANGAAIWDLKNIQVLKTFFIDKDIAKEIYDALVEWKYDFSIYTPDKMIGHNANKTGFFEKRNYIERLGDKYKEGNISHLINDLQVCKFYVLMDSNDDHTFHNINSIIKKYGDKVHAQVSDFPNVDIMSIKASKGNALEYLFKINNLDFNRTICFGDGENDFSMFKISKYSGSFKSSKHPEVYDLTSMIFESNNVPWIDEFLKFISKPKNK; from the coding sequence ATGATTTATTTTAAAGAAAGAGAATACCAAAATCTTGAATTAAAAGACTTAGATAATTTTGTCTTTGATTTAGATGGAACATTATTGAATTCTGAAGCAAAAATTATTACTAAAAATCTTGAAGCAATTTTGAAACTAAAAGCATTAGGAAAAAACATTTTTATTGCAACAGGGAGACATTTTCATTCTGCTAGAACATATTTAGATCAAGTTATTCCAAATTTTCCAGTTATAACTGCTAATGGTGCAGCAATATGAGATTTAAAAAATATTCAAGTACTTAAAACATTTTTTATAGATAAAGATATAGCTAAAGAAATTTATGATGCCTTAGTTGAATGGAAATATGACTTTTCTATTTATACGCCTGATAAAATGATTGGACATAATGCAAATAAAACCGGTTTTTTTGAAAAAAGAAATTATATTGAACGTTTGGGAGATAAATATAAAGAAGGCAATATTAGTCACTTAATAAATGATCTTCAAGTATGTAAGTTTTATGTTCTTATGGATTCAAATGATGATCATACCTTTCATAATATAAATAGCATTATAAAAAAATACGGAGATAAAGTTCATGCTCAGGTTTCAGATTTTCCTAATGTAGATATTATGTCTATCAAGGCTTCAAAAGGTAATGCATTGGAATATCTTTTTAAGATCAATAATTTAGATTTTAATCGTACAATTTGCTTTGGTGATGGAGAAAATGATTTTTCAATGTTTAAAATTTCAAAATATTCAGGCTCATTTAAAAGTTCAAAACATCCTGAAGTATATGATCTAACATCAATGATATTTGAATCAAATAATGTTCCGTGAATTGATGAATTTTTAAAATTTATTAGTAAACCAAAAAATAAATAG
- the rplJ gene encoding 50S ribosomal protein L10 — translation MTESKFKIAKREVVLEISQKIKNSQALAFAEYRGLTVAELEEFRSEAAKVGVDVKVYKNRLFKIAAANNGLADLSEYLVGPNIFLFSENDGMAAAKLLSSFAKKHKIMVIKAGTYEGKVLDANGVKEVATLPTYEEALAILARSMMSPLQQLGLALKMYSEGKTE, via the coding sequence ATGACTGAATCAAAGTTTAAAATAGCAAAAAGAGAAGTTGTTTTAGAAATTTCTCAAAAGATAAAAAACTCACAAGCGCTAGCTTTTGCTGAATATCGTGGGTTAACAGTCGCTGAATTAGAAGAATTTAGAAGTGAAGCAGCTAAAGTAGGTGTTGATGTTAAAGTTTATAAGAATCGTTTATTTAAAATAGCTGCTGCTAATAATGGTTTAGCCGATTTATCAGAATATTTAGTAGGCCCAAACATTTTCTTATTTTCAGAAAATGATGGAATGGCTGCTGCTAAATTATTATCTTCATTTGCGAAAAAACATAAGATTATGGTTATTAAAGCAGGTACATACGAAGGTAAAGTACTTGATGCAAACGGTGTTAAAGAAGTTGCTACTCTTCCTACATATGAAGAAGCACTTGCAATACTTGCACGTTCAATGATGTCACCATTACAACAATTAGGTCTTGCACTTAAAATGTATAGTGAAGGAAAAACAGAATAA
- a CDS encoding proline-rich domain-containing protein: MSKYKKIFSGLGLLSISTLIGAGVVACANKKPKASDSSTEAIDQNNNQGNSTTPEQEKPGPNDQGNSSKPKEGENTPGNPAPQAPKTPGKPEDSAPEKPEKAPEQGDGSSNENSGNTNETDKKDKPNEGMNKKPEKPDKDQTPPVTLEQKATLLLAEIDKNPGYPNPKAQAIMTLRNEVENIKNEAGKTEEEKLTKLKEFKTKLNKIKDALAKAIKDIDALPYPKVQLNLQKEKFAKDKFKDKLNTLTKVDEISKVLPTDWADKIKKYNEVFETIKNFINTDSLKKRFAQTDDSTSGRFTESALIWHVYETIRNKFEKEVNNSFGKEKKSEAQKFISKFSKINENGHNKNAQWLLDESKKIVSEFSKAKEEAKKSKQMV, translated from the coding sequence ATGAGTAAATACAAGAAAATTTTTAGTGGTCTTGGATTATTATCAATTTCAACATTAATTGGTGCTGGTGTGGTTGCTTGTGCTAATAAAAAACCTAAAGCAAGTGATTCTAGTACAGAAGCAATAGATCAAAACAACAATCAAGGAAATTCAACAACACCAGAACAAGAAAAACCTGGACCAAATGATCAAGGAAATTCATCAAAACCAAAAGAAGGAGAAAATACACCTGGAAATCCAGCTCCACAAGCACCTAAAACACCAGGAAAACCTGAAGATTCAGCTCCAGAAAAACCGGAAAAAGCACCTGAACAAGGTGACGGTTCATCAAATGAAAACTCAGGAAATACTAATGAAACTGATAAAAAAGATAAACCTAATGAGGGTATGAATAAAAAACCAGAAAAACCTGACAAAGATCAAACCCCTCCGGTAACACTAGAACAAAAAGCAACATTACTATTAGCAGAAATTGATAAGAATCCAGGATATCCAAATCCTAAAGCGCAAGCGATAATGACATTAAGAAACGAAGTAGAAAATATTAAGAATGAAGCTGGTAAAACCGAAGAAGAAAAGTTAACCAAATTAAAGGAATTTAAGACAAAACTTAATAAAATTAAAGATGCTCTTGCGAAAGCTATTAAGGACATTGATGCATTGCCTTATCCTAAAGTACAATTAAATCTTCAAAAAGAAAAATTTGCTAAGGATAAGTTTAAAGATAAGCTAAACACTTTAACAAAAGTAGATGAAATTTCAAAAGTTTTACCAACAGATTGAGCTGATAAAATAAAGAAGTATAATGAAGTATTTGAAACGATTAAAAATTTCATTAATACTGATAGTTTAAAGAAAAGATTTGCACAAACTGATGATTCTACTAGTGGGCGTTTTACAGAAAGTGCATTAATTTGACATGTTTATGAAACTATAAGAAATAAATTTGAAAAAGAAGTTAATAATAGTTTTGGTAAAGAAAAAAAATCTGAGGCACAAAAATTTATTAGTAAATTTTCAAAAATTAATGAAAATGGTCACAATAAAAATGCTCAATGATTACTTGATGAAAGTAAGAAAATAGTATCCGAATTTTCGAAAGCAAAAGAAGAAGCAAAAAAATCTAAACAAATGGTATAA
- a CDS encoding DUF4231 domain-containing protein yields MKSKNQSAFYKRFLELQNKAKIKKYIYGILYYSLNTITFISTLYVAIIAVYFLAGNNSNYQNNENPYRLDFWKDSSNYILATTIINSLTSMISSLIAFFAINNKFRFYKEKFNLLKFEHLYYQTRKWIYFDQLDQENDFRLMKRALNILEIDRYKSSSFLYENKMNKEE; encoded by the coding sequence ATGAAATCAAAAAACCAATCTGCTTTTTATAAAAGATTTCTTGAGCTTCAAAATAAGGCGAAAATAAAAAAATATATTTATGGTATTTTGTATTATTCTTTAAACACTATTACATTTATTTCAACATTATATGTTGCTATTATTGCTGTTTATTTTTTAGCAGGTAATAATTCGAATTACCAAAATAATGAAAATCCATATCGATTAGATTTTTGAAAAGATAGTTCAAACTACATTTTAGCTACTACAATTATTAATTCGTTAACAAGTATGATTAGTTCATTAATTGCGTTTTTTGCAATTAATAATAAATTTAGATTTTATAAGGAGAAATTCAACTTATTAAAATTTGAACATTTGTATTACCAAACTAGAAAATGAATTTATTTTGATCAATTAGATCAAGAAAATGATTTTAGATTAATGAAAAGAGCTTTAAATATTTTAGAAATTGATCGTTATAAGTCTTCATCATTTCTTTATGAAAATAAAATGAATAAGGAGGAATAA